Part of the Arachis hypogaea cultivar Tifrunner chromosome 6, arahy.Tifrunner.gnm2.J5K5, whole genome shotgun sequence genome, AGTATGTATTAGTatgtctaattttattcttaatttatatttttaaaataatatatattattatttattaaaattagaaattattttaaatattttatataactaaaaagatattaaaaattgttaaaagattaatttattaaaattagtgtgtttttatgttatgtatgATGTATCCAGACTTTATAAGTGTACATGGAACGTagttgttttaacttttaaattagtTCCTTAATTTATAACAACGCACAAAAGTCAAtcattaattacttttaataagtaTTTAGAGGAAAGAAACGAAAACTACACACACAATAAAAGGCTTACTTGGTTACATAAGATATTGGAAAAGACAACTAATAAATTGTAGGGCCATCAACTACTACTGTAATTATGTACAATTCTATTATTAAATAAGAAatgttatatatacatatttttatatatcttttatttttatattaaaagtaattaataaaagatagaaacaaaaagtttatttttctatcataaaaatacaaaaaaatgtgtataaaaattaataaaactatacaagcataatttttcttatttaatatactataaaaaataataataaaaaacaaatctcataaaaatatgagaaagACACGTAAAGAAATCAAACACATACTAATATTAcatgaaaattataaaataaataatgttatatatatatatataaatcaaatttataatatttgatttaggtcaaatcaaataatattatttgatttagTAGGTAAAATGTTAAATCGACTTATATAGCTTCGATCTACTTAGTTAGAAACGCTGTTTTAATTAGCATATGATAATTCGAATCAATGAATTTCGATTTATCTACAAGTGGTTTCGATTTACGTTTCTACTAAATCGAATGTGATGGCTTCGATTTATAGTCGTTGTGTAACACCTTACGACACAGACGTTACACTTAAGTTTGTAAATTAGAAGTGGTGAGATATTACgacctttaaaaataaaattgcttATGTAAGCATCTATGAAAAGAAATTTAACGAAAAacattaaagaaaaaattaaactaaacaatCAGAAACCGCGCCGCGCACGAATCCAAAAGAATAGCGAGATAATGGAAAATAGAAGAGACAAGTTATATACATAGATAAAGAATTTCAACAAGATTTCATAATAAATTCTAGTCTGCGAAACAAAGGccggctatatatatatatatatatatatatatatatatatataccaagctGTCTCGAACTAGAGTTGGCTGGCATTGCTGAAGATTGCTGACTCCCGTTCGAATCTCCTGTATAGCCCACATTTACAAGCATGGCCAATAGTTCAGGGTCTTTACTTCGAAAAGCGGGCGACGACAATAGAACAGAACTTGCAAATCTTTGTCACTGTTTATGACGAATGAATCATAGTTTCTACTATCACGCATCACAAAAATCGAAATTCTATAAAATAACTTCTCCACCCATTTCACGTCATGTAGTTCTAGTTTTTCGATTATAATATTATGAAACTCGTTTAAACTTATCGAAGGTTTGAGAAAAACGCTCAGTAGATTCTTATCAGTAAAATTTATTTTAGatcacttttttttaattgacCCTCTATAGTGGTCCAGAACTAAAAAACTATCATCACTAGCCATTATGAGTCCCACTGAATTTACGTTATACTTCTATTTATATACCTTAGTATCCCAAAAAATCGAATTAGTTCAAGCCAATTTATACACATGGACATAACTATACATTAAATAGAACCTGGTGGATTTGGTTTGTTACTAGGAACCGTTACTTATAAATCGAATTCGTTATATTCGATTTACTAGTTGATTGTAAATCAAAATGATTCTATTCGATTTGTTAGGATTCATTGCAAATCGATATaagttaatttgatttaataCCGTATATAATGgctaatttgaatttaattatttcgatttatataaatttatgaaatattactaatttgtattatttttaatttgatttaatactacaaaatttaatttgaatctaataaatttaatttgtatatatatatatatataatattttttattctgagACTTTTATGTAATACTGATATGTGTTTGATTTATGCAAGATTGCAAGTACTTTACCCTCAATACATATAGTAAaacaccttttttttttcatttggacAAAAATTGGAATAAAAATACTAGTATAATCTATAACATAGCAGGTTGGATATTGAAAGTGTGTTTGGCAAATACGTTCAAAGAGAAGAAGTATGTTTAGACTTTTTGAAAGCTTCAATTTTtagtttggcaaattttttatTGGCCAATTTTATGATGCCTATCAATTGTTGCCTAACTTTTGCCTAACTTACCTTTTGTGgtatgttttgaatttttaaaaatattttatttttatgtctttcaaattaaatattaatcttTAACCCTTTATAATAAATAGGCACCACTTTTTAAACACCATAGCATTCACCTTTTTTATTCATGAAAGCAGAAGTGATTTTGAATTACAAGAAGCAACAATTTTAAGCTTCTACATTTCACCAACGAAATTTTAGCCATCAACATTCAATCTTTATTTACCTTTTACCAGCTTTATCTTTTATGCATGCATGTTATTGTATTATGTATGAAATTCTTATCATTTGTATTTATATGAactctctttttctattatttattatttttattttttgttaattatttgtttgacattatatatttttatagttataattttttttgttattttttattatctttttataatataatttattaattctattaggtaaaataaattaaacaaaaaaataatcgtaaataataataatagtaaaatatcatagcatactaaaaaagagtattaagagaactaaaaatatactatataaaaaatattataaaaaattttttgatttatttcaatcactaccaaagtaaatatttaattttttttattattcttagtactcactaaaatttatattttgttaattttaattaaaaatatattttgtcaatttttatatgttatttttattttagtatataaatattaattttattataaaattaattaataaattctatttaaatatttaaattaaaataataagatatacaaaaattatttaaattgatgtctattttaataattttatttttaagtaattttgagtaatataattcaaacaatatttattttactataatctattttaatataaaaattttcaaacataaattattttaatataaacttacttttaattaaaatcaaatttacaaaatcaattttatgaaaATCTCGTTCTTAAACTGTAATTCAAATACACATTGAGTATTTGAGTGTACGCGTTAGTGCGTGGCATATTGGTAATTTCAAGTTGTTAGAGTGTCGTTCTTTTATCCCATAATATAAGGTCTTTTTCATCTATAAACTTGTTCCTCGTTCTCCCTCTGCCTCtgcctcctctctctctctcccatttaGCCACCACCGCCAACAACATCATCACAGCAAGCTCAATGGCGAGATTCAATTTGTGTGTGGTCCTCGTGATTTGTGCGAGCATCTTGGTGGTGATGGCTTCGTCGCCGACAACAACGACAGCGGATGCAGGGGACCACTTCAACCCCATGGGAATGGTTGGAGGATGGGTAGCTTCCAAGAAAGGTTCAGGCTCCTCCTGCAAGGGCTCCATAGCAGAGTGCATGGAAGCAGGTGAAGAAGAGTTTGACTTGGACTCTGAGATCAACCGGCGCATCTTAGCCACAACCAAGTACATCAGCTACGGTGCGCTCCAGAGGAACACTGTTCCCTGCTCTCGCCGTGGCGCTTCCTACTACAATTGTCGCCCTGGTGCTCAGGCCAACCCTTACAATCGTGGCTGCAGCGCCATCACAAGGTGCAGgagctaaattaaaattatttaatttctccaTTTCATTTCATATATATAAAACTACATATATTTCATTGTTATATTTGGAGAGTTCAGGGGTTTTATGTTAATTAATCATATTTGCGAGCCACATCTGTGACACTTGATGAATATACTGTgttcattattattatattaatattacatTGTTTATTTGGTGGTGGTGATGTTGCGAGGATTTGGatgttgatttttgagtttttgaacctttatgtaaaaaaataaaataaaataaaaaagaataattttgTTGTTGTGGAATTATCCTTTTAGAATTGAGACGTTGCGTTTCACCTTGGTTCTCTTATGGCCAGCTACGTGCTAGCCTGTCCGTTTATGTGTTGGAATGGTGACAAATAATTGAATGTCAGCTCTTTCACCATTTCAATATTCAATAATTTCTttattatccttttatttttctatattgttTTTGCGGTTCTATATCTCGAATGTTGCAAGATGGGAAATTCAAATAATTTTTGGTAACCTTTGGTTTGTGGTTAATGCTTTGCTGTACGCGCCTACTCGGTGGTATCACAGacccagagagagagagaggagaatgcTAAATACTTTGTTTTCCTTGTGCTAATCTCTTATTCTTGGGAATTGAATTTTGCCTGTGTTTTCTGAGATTTTTGTTCGGTGTGGCCAATTGTTCAAAATTGAACGTTACTAAACGAATAAACGTTACCTAACTTGggctaaaaaatttagaaatgaaagtAGTACGAGGgatatattttaatatgataattttttgtgttttttaaaattatgagagatacacaattaaaattttttaaaaatttgggatATACAAATCGAACTcttcgatttgtgtttaaaaaattaaaaatttggagtACATAAATCAGACGTCTGATttatatattctaaattttttttgattttttaaatttaatttgtactccgtaaattaaattattctatatttttaaaaaatagtatagTAGATCACAATTCAAAAAAATCCATTGTTagtctaatattaaaaataaaaatttgacctAACTCGTATCTAGGGGATGAGTAGACAAAGGTAAGAACAAACTAAACGAGGTTAAAGTTTTTGGaaatttttagtttgatttttctTTGGTGACTTTGGTTAAGATGGAATTTTTAAAGTGTTACTTTTTCCGGAATTCAAatagaatttaataaaaatttaaaatttaaatgtacCGTTACAATAGATTTCAAATAGGGTTTAAAATGGAAGAATGAATGACTA contains:
- the LOC112695538 gene encoding rapid alkalinization factor → MARFNLCVVLVICASILVVMASSPTTTTADAGDHFNPMGMVGGWVASKKGSGSSCKGSIAECMEAGEEEFDLDSEINRRILATTKYISYGALQRNTVPCSRRGASYYNCRPGAQANPYNRGCSAITRCRS